CTTTTAGATTTGGGAGGTTTAGGACCATCAGCAACATTCTTACTTTTGATAGTTTTAGGTATCTGGTCGGGTGTTTACTGCCTCAAAATCACCAGCAAGATTCGTAACTACAAACTTTCTATTATGGCGACTCCTAAGGAAGTTTTAGACTACCTTGACACTTATGATGAGGGAGAAAAACAGGCTGAAATGGAAGAAGCTTACTTGATCTTGTTCAAGGTTAATCAACTCCTCATTCCTGGGATCTACGTTGTCTTAGTAGTTCTATCTGTAGTATTAGGTCAAGTACAGTTAGTTGCTCTACTCGTAGCAGTTGTCATCCATATGTACACGAATGTTGCACAGTTGCGTAAAACAAAACGTTATTTCAAATAGGAGAATCTTATGAAAACACTTAAAAATATTGGTTGGTATAGCCTTACTTTCTTATCATTTATTATGGTCTATAGTTTTATTCAGGGCGTAGGTTTAGTGGCTATGAAAATGGGTGCGCCTGAATATGTTGCTGTCCCAATTTATGTCTTATTGGCAGGAATTTTCACCTTCGTTACTTACAAGTGGTATAAGACAGGAACCGTTACGATTGAAAAAACAGCCCTTAACAAATACATCTGGTTGCCTGCCTTGGTATTGGTTCTTGTCATAGCAGCACAAAATTTCTTACCAAATGATCCATCAGTCAATCAACAGATGTTAGAACAAATGACTCATAATCAACCTCTTTTCTCTTTCTTTATGATAGTGGTCTTTGCGCCTCTTACAGAAGAATTGACCTTTAGAGGAATGTTAGCTCGCTATGTCTTTCCTCAACAAGATAACGTCAAGCAGACAGTTCTCTTTCTTCTTGTAAGCACCATCATTTTTGCACTTGTTCATTTCCCTGGGACTCCTCAACAGTTCCTGGTCTATGCTTCACTCGGCTTTAGTTTGGGACTGGCTTACATCAGCAAGGGTGGTCTGGCCTATAGTATAGCTCTACATGCCTTGAATAATTTAATCGGATTTTTAATGATTATCATGCTATAATAGACTCAGGAGGAAGTCATGAAACGAGTGATATTATTAGCAGTGATTCAGGCAGTTGTTCTCTTCCTTATTATTGGAGCGCTTGCCTATGCTTTTAAAGGGGATTTCTTTTATAATCATCTAGCAGTTATCTTTGCACCAATTGCAGGTATTATGCGATTTGCGACAGCCTATGCAACGGAGATTGTTCTCCCTAAAAAGGCAGGGGAGATTGCTGAAAAGCGAAAAAAATAAAGAAATACCAAATCCAGCGAAAGACTTTGCTGGATTTTTTCATTTATCGCAGGAAACTCTCAACTTTTCTGATGATTTTCATGAAGAGCCTGCGCTTTTATGGTAAAATAGTAACAGAATACAAGAGGAGAGAAGAAATGAAACGCAGTATGTATGCTGGTCGTGTTCGTGAGGAACACATCGGACAAGAAATTACCTTGAAGGGTTGGGTTGCCCGTCGTCGTGACCTGGGTGGCTTGATCTTTATCGACCTTCGTGACCGTGAAGGGATTATGCAGTTGGTTATCAACCCTGAAAAAGTATCAGCAGAGGTGATGGCAACAGCTGAGAGCCTTCGTAGTGAATATGTCATCGAGGTGACTGGTCAAGTTGCTGCACGTGAGCAAGCAAATGACAAGTTGGCGACTGGAGCGGTTGAACTGAATGTAACAGCTCTTGCTGTACTCAATACAGCTAAGACAACACCATTTGAAATCAAGGATGGCATTGAAGCAAACGATGATACGCGTCTACGTTACCGTTACCTTGATCTTCGTCGTCCAGAGATGTTGGAAAACCTTAAACTTCGTGCCAAAGTAACACATTCTATCCGCAACTACTTGGATGAGTTGGAATTTATCGATGTGGAAACGCCATTCCTTTCTAAATCAACACCAGAAGGAGCGCGTGACTATTTGGTGCCTTCTCGTGTCAATAAAGGGCATTTTTACGCACTTCCTCAAAGTCCGCAGATTACAAAACAGTTGCTGATGAATGCGGGATTTGACCGTTACTACCAAATCGTCAAATGTTTCCGTGATGAAGACTTGCGTGGTGACCGCCAGCCTGAATTTACCCAGGTCGACTTGGAAACTTCATTCCTGACTGAGCAAGAAATCCAAGATATCACAGAAGGATTGATTGCGCGCGTGATGAAGGAAACCAAAGGAATCGAAGTAACACTGCCATTCCCTCGTATGAAGTACGATGACGCGATGGCTCTTTATGGCTCTGACAAGCCTGATACTCGTTTTGAGATGTTGCTTCAGGACTTGACAGAAGTTGTCAAGGGAGTAGACTTCAAAGTCTTTTCAGAAGCTCCTGCTGTTAAAGCCATCGTCGTCAAAGGAGCTGCAGATAACTACTCACGTAAAGACATCGACAAGATGACAGAAGTAGCCAAGCAGTATGGCGCTAAGGGTCTTGCTTGGGTTAAGGTTGTTGATGGAGAATTGAACGGACCAGTTGCTAAGTTCTTGACTGCCATTCAAGGCGATTTGGCAAGTGCACTTGGTCTTGAAGATAAAGACTTGGTTCTCTTTGTGGCTGATACGCTTGAGGTAGCTAATGCAACACTTGGTGCCCTTCGTGGACGTATTGCCAAAGAACTTGGCTTGATTGATAACGATAAATTTAACTTCCTCTGGGTTGTTGACTGGCCAATGTTTGAATGGTCTGAAGAAGAAGGACGTTATATGAGCGCCCACCATCCATTTACGCTTCCTCAGGCAGAGACTGCTCATGAACTCGAAGGGAATTTGGCTAAGGTTCGTGCTATTGCCTATGACATCGTCTTGAACGGTTATGAACTTGGTGGTGGTAGCCTTCGTATCAATCAAAAAGACCTTCAAGAACGTATGTTCAAGGCTCTTGGCTTCTCGGCTGAAGAAGCCAATGACCAATTTGGTTTCCTTTTGGAAGCGATGGACTATGGATTCCCACCACACGGGGGCTTGGCTATCGGACTTGACCGTTTTGTAATGCTCTTAGCAGGAGAAGAAAATATTCGTGAAGTCATTGCCTTTCCGAAGAACAACAAAGCGACTGATCCGATGACGCAGGCGCCATCAACAGTAGCTCTTAAACAACTAGAAGAACTCAATCTACAAGTAGAACAAGATGAAACAAACGAAACAAACTAAGAAGTGGCACTATTATTTGCGTCGCTTTGCTCATCGCGTAAAAATCTTACGTGTCTTACAAGGAATTTCTAAAGAAAAATACGATGAAAAAATCTCAGCTTCTCTGGTATATGGTTTTTTATCAGCTGTAGCTGTCAATTTCTTTTTCCAACCAGGACACGTTTATTCAAGTGGTGCAACAGGTTTAGCACAGATTATCTCAAGCCTTAGTAACTACTGGTTTCATTTCCACATCCCAATCTCTGTCGCTTTCTATTGTATCAATGTTCCGCTCATGATTTTAGCTTGGCGACAGATTGGCCATAAGTTTACGATTTTTACTTTTATCACGGTATCCATGAGCTCGCTCTTTATCCAGTTTGTGCCAGTGGTGGTCTTGACAGAAGATCCTATCATCAATGCCCTGTTTGGGGGTGTCGTTATGGGATTGGGAATTGGCTTTGCTCTACGCCATAATATCTCCAGCGGTGGAACAGATATTGTCAGCCTGACCATTCGTAAGAAAACAGGTCGAAACGTCGGTAGTATCTCCTTCTTAGTGAACGGTACAATTATGCTGATTGCAGGATTGACCTTTGGTTGGAAATATGCTCTCTATTCTATGATTACTATCTTTGTCTCAAGTCGTGTAACAGATGCAGTTTTCACCAAACAAAAACGCATGCAGGCCATGATTGTCACTAGTAATCCAGATGCAGTCATTGAGAAAATCCATAACAAATTGCACCGTGGTGCGACTATGATTCATGATGCTGAAGGGACTTATAACCACGAGCGTAAGGCAGTTTTGATAACGGTTATCACTCGTGCAGAGTTTAATGATTTTAAACTAATCATGAAACAAGTTGATCCGACAGCCTTTGTATCTGTCTCAGAGAATGTCCATATTCTAGGACGATTTGTCGAAGTTGAAAACTAGTTGTTCAGGTAAATAGTATACAAAAAAACCAACTCAAAATAGAGAGTTGGTTTTTTATTTTTCAACGATTTTGTGCGCAATCACTTGTCTATAGCAGATTTGACGATTTTCTTTGACATCATTGATGATTTGAAGAATGGTTTCAAATGAAGTTCGGCCAAGAGCAAGGCTATTGATATCAACATAGGCAGCTAGATTCAATCTTGGATTTACTGAGTCAAAGCTGAGGACTGGAACATCAAGCTGATGTTCGTTGAGGTAGTTACAGACACCTTCAGCTAAGAGACTATCTGTTGTGATAATTGCATCGGTCTGAGGGTCATGTTTAAAAAGTTGTTTACTAAAGTTATAGCCCTTTTCTTCTAGGAACTCGTCGGCAAAGAAGGTACGGTGGCTATCAAGAGCTAGATGATGTTCTTGAAGAGCTTGCTCGTAACCTGTCAGACGGTCTTGAGTAACAAAGAGTTTCTTGGTACCACCAATGAAAGCAATTCGACTACATCCTTTTTTGATGAAATATTCGGTCGCATCAAATCCAGCTTGAATATTATCATTGTCAACAAGCGGAATAAAAGGGGAAAGTGATTTTCCAAGAATGAGGAAGGGAAATTGCTCATCGACAACTAGTTGTACCAAGGGGTCATTTTCTTGAGCATACAAGAAAATAAGCCCGTCCACACGTTTTCCGTAGACCATTTGTGAAATAGCGTTTAAACGCTCTTTTTCGTCCTTACCGGTCGCAATCTGAATGGCATAGTGATTCTCTGAGGCAACCTGTGCAATCCCCCTAAAAACAGAAGGGAAGAAAGGGTTTTGGTAGAAAACGTCTGAATCATCTGGAAGAACCAAGCCAATAACTTGTGTATAACTGCTAACGAGACTTCGAGCATTAAGATTAGGATGATAATTGAGTTCTTTCATTGCCTTTCGAACTCGTTTTTTAGTCTCGTCACTAATCGTAGATTTGTTTTGAATAACACGGGTTACGGTTGAGGGAGAAACCCCTGCAGCCTTGGCCACGTCTTTAATCGTAACAGGCATAATAATCTCCTACTTTTGGTAGTCTGGATCACGATAATGAGTCTTGTAAAAGATAGTGACCAGGTATAGAACAAATAAAATGTTTTGAACAGTAATCAAAGTCGCCATATTTTGACCCAAGAGACCTAGAATCAAGGTAATGAAAGTTGGTAAACCTAAACAGTTCAAAATAAAATGATAACACTCTTTGTAGGTCTTAAATGAGAAGAGACGTGATTTTTTCGTAAAGTAGAGCAAAAGGCTAGCGCCTAAAGCGACAATGAAAAAATTAAGTCCAAAGAGGAAGCTGGCGCCTAAGACCAGAAAGAGGCTAATATAGACACGATTCTGTTGATACCAGTCTTTGGAAATAGCCTGAGTCAAGCTTTCCTTGTTTTGGAAGCTCTCAGTTGTAATAGCGTGATAGCGGATACTGGTTAACTCTTTTCCTTGCTTACTGATGACGAGTTGCTCGGGTTCAAAGCTAAGAAGTAATTCTTCAGGGAAACTTGAAGGAGCAGTAGCGCCGATTTGTACAGAAGCTTGATGGGGAGTTGTCCCCGTATAACTTAGTTTACCATTGACAATCTGGGCATTGGTAGCCAAATCTTGAACCACACTATCCGTCAAAGGTGCGTAGACATCATCAATAAAGGTTTCCAAAGGATAGGTTTCCTGAGAACTGTTCTGAATAGCAATTGGCACCATCGACAAGCTAATCAAGAAAATACTGGTAAAAATCAGTTGAAACCAATTTAGGCCGAAACGATGAGATAGGGGCTTACGGAATCCCCAAATACTATTAAAATAAGAAAATGGATATGGTAACATAAATCTCTTTCTATAGACATTTTTCTATACGAGTATTATCGAGTATTATATAGAGAAATGTTTTTTATTTCAAGCGGGGATAGTAGAATCCTTGGTAAAAGTGAATGTTTGTTAGGATTCGTCCACTAACTAACAAGGTAATCTCTGCAAGCTCTTCTTTCTCACCAGACAATCGATGTACAAGTTCAAAATGAAAAAGGGTGGCGAGGGTATATTACCCCTTGTCGCCACCGCTTGTAAGTCCTGAAACGAAGTTCTTTTGCAAGAAGAAGAAAAGTGTACAGATTGGAAGAGCGATGAGGATAGCACCTGCTGAGAAGTAGGCGATCTTCAAGTTCTTCGCATTGTTAACGAAGGTTTGTAGACCAACGGCAACTGTAAAGTATTCTTTTTCACGAAGCAAGAAACTAGAGAGGATATAGTCTCCGAAAGGTCCCATGAAGGCCCAGAGTGCTTGTACTGCAACCATTGGGCGAACAAGAGGGAGAACGATTTGCCAGAAGCGGCGGAAGTGTCCTGCACCATCAAGTTTTGCAGACTCATCAAGAGACATTGGCACGGTGTCAAAGTAACCTTTCATCAACCAAGCATTCATCGGGATACCACCACCGACGTAAAGGAAGATGAGGAACCAGCTATGGTTGAGGGCGTTCAACATGAGGGCCATAACGAAGAAGGCAGTCAAAGCGGCCATTGTTGGAACCATTTGGATGATCAAGAAGAAGACCAAACTTTGTTTACGAGCAAAGAAATTGTAACGACTGTAGGCATAACCAGCAAGGACGATAATACTTGTTTGAACGACCATAGTGATCAAAGCGATGATCAAAGTGTTGAGGTACCATGTTCCGTACAAGGTTTCAGTGAAGAGTCCTTTGAAGTTGTCAAAACTAAAGTTGACATTGCTGTCGAGTTTAAAGGCTACGACGTTACCAGACTTGAAGGCAGACATAATCGTAATTAAAAGAGGATAGATAATAACGATTGAAAGACCAATCAAGTAGAGGTAAGTAAGGCTTTGAGTCAGTCTACGTTTGAGTTTAATTGAGTTATTCATCTTAGACGTCCTCCATATCAAATGCGTGTAGTTTCTTGAATGCAATCATAGAAATAGAGATGACGATGATTGAAATAATCAATGTAACGGCAGCAGCCATAGAGTATTGAGGAGCTGTACCAGTTGTCAAACGATAAATCCATGAGATCAAGATATCGGTTGAACCAGCTCCACCACCTACACTACCAGGACCTCCGCCATTGAAGAGGTACATAATAGAGAAGTTGTTAAAGTTGAAGGTGTATTGGCTGATCAAAGTAGGTGCCGCAACGGCCAAGATCATTGGGAAAGTGATGTTGCGGAATTTTTGCCAAGCATTTGCACCGTCAATGTAAGCTGCTTCGTACAAGTCATTTGGAATAGATTGTAGGATACCGAGTGTCAAGACATAAATATAAGGGAAGCCAAGCCATCCTTGCATCATAATCAAGGCAACCTTAGTCCAAGTAGGGTTTGTTTTCCAAGGGATTAGTGCTCCATCGAGGAATGGAAGAACCTTAGCAAAGAGAGGGATTACTTGAGTATTGATAGCACCAACACTATCGTTGAACATATTTGAGAAAGTCAAGATAGTGATAAAGGCTGGTACTGCCCAAGGAAGAAGGAAGATAACACCAAAGATACGTTTACCCTTGATAAATGGTTGGTTCGCAATGATAGCAGTGAAAATACCAATAACAATCTGCAAAGTAGAAGCAGACAAAGCCCAGATAATGGTCCAAGAAAGAACGGAACCAAAGGCTGAACGAAAGGTACTCAAGCTCCAGATGTTTGTGAAGTTTGTCAATCCAACCCAGTCCAACAATTTATTTGGTGGTAAATGTTGGAAGTCATAGTTTGTGAAGGCAATCATCAAGGTTACGACAACGGGGAAGATGATTGCAAAGGTCATGGCAATATAAGACGGAATAATCAAGAGATAAGGGAAGCCATTTTCATAGATTCCTTTGATCATATCTTTTAGCGTAAGTGGTACTGGAATTCCATTATTAATACGTTTTGCGATAGTATGTGCATCTTTAATATTTGAGAAATAAAAGAGTACATAAACGACTACAAAGATTAAATGGAAGGCACCACGAATCAGCATGAAGAGGGAATTATCACGACCTGGCTTGTCACCAAGAGTAATGAGGTTGCTCAATTCAGGGGCTGCAAGTGCTAGGAAATAAAGGACAAATACGATGGTTACACCAAGGAAGATAAAACCTTTTGCCTTTTGTTTGTTGTAAATCTGTCCTAACCCAGGAATGAGAGACAGCAGTGCTGCTTTACTAGGTTGTTGCTTTTCCATAATAACTCCTTTCATAGGATACTGGTTTCTAATTAAAACCTAAACTATATATGTTTTCTATTGATAAATTCAAAGGGGGATTTGAATTCCACCCCCCTTGAACAAATTTTTTATTCACCAAATTTTTGTTTGATTGTTTCTTTGATCAATGTTACAGCATCGTTTGCAGCTGTCTTAGCATCTTTCTTACCACTTACAGCTTCAAATAGCATTGTTTTAGCTGGGTCCCAAACAGCTGACATTTGAGGGATGTTTGGCATTGGTTGAGCGTTTTGGAACTGTTTGATAACAGCTGTTGTCAACTCATCGTTTTTACCTTCAGCATATGAACGAGCCTCAGTGTTAGCTGGGATTTCGTTAGTTTTATCGTAGAAGGTTTTTTGTTCTTCAGTTGAAACAAGGAAGTCTACAAATTTTTGAGCAGCTTCAAGGTTCTTAGTACTTGATGGGATGATCCAAGCTTTACCACCACCGAATGTTTCATAGTTTTTACCGTTTGGAAGAGTTGGGATAGTCGCAACACTGTAGTTTACTTTAGCATCTTTGAAGGCCTGAGCTTTCCAAGGACCATCGATGATAGCAGCTGTTTTACCTTCTTGGAATTGAGTTTGGATTAGGTTTGGAGCTCCTTCTGTATCTTGCATACCTTTAGGCCATTTTTCGTACCAAGTTTTAGCGTAGTTGATAGCAGTGATAGCTCCTTCGTTTGCAAGTCCGATATCTTTAGGATCTTTACCGTTTTGGCCGAATACGTAACCGCCGTTACCAGCAAGAAGTCCGTATGCATAGTAGAAGTTTGTCCAGTCAGCAAGGAAGGCAGTTGTTTTACCATCTTCACCAGCGAAGGCATATTTGCTATCTTTAGCAAGTTCTTCTAATTCAGCAAAAGTTTTTGGAGCTTCTTTAATCAAGTCTTTATTATAGTACAAAACAAGTGACTCGATAACAGCAGGAGCACCGTAAACTTTACCGTCAGCAGCTGTTACAAGAGATTTAGTTTTATCATCTGTTTTAGCACCGTCGCTCAATTTCACTTCTGAAAGTTGTCCGTCTTTACCAAGGCTACCTACTCGGTCGTATGGTGCCATCATAACGTCAGCAGCTTTACCAGATTGGTTATCTAGAGAAAGGTTATCGAGACCACCCATTTGGTCTCCTGTTTTGATAGTAACTTTTACTCCAGCTTCTTTTTCGTAAGCTTGTGCAGCTGATTCAGCAAATGCTTTATATTGGTCTTCAACGTATAAAGTAAGTTCTTTACCTTCAGATGAACCAGAATCAGCCGCTTTATCAGCAGTTTTGCTTCCGCAAGCTACCAAAAGCAAGCTAGCAAGAGTAGCAGTACCAAGTACAGCTGCGCTCTTCATGAATTTAGTTGACATAGTGTATTCCTCCTAAAGAATAACAAATTTTAATTTCGAGGAAACGCAAACGTTTTCCCTTATGACCATAGTATAGCACAAACAGAAAACGGTTGCAAGCGTTTTTTTGAAAAAATTTTAAAAAGCTTGTTGCTGGCTAATTCCTAAAATTGTTTGTATAATAGAAGAGAAATAGGAAATCATGCAAATTTCGATTCAAAAATAATTG
The window above is part of the Streptococcus sp. Marseille-Q6470 genome. Proteins encoded here:
- a CDS encoding extracellular solute-binding protein — encoded protein: MSTKFMKSAAVLGTATLASLLLVACGSKTADKAADSGSSEGKELTLYVEDQYKAFAESAAQAYEKEAGVKVTIKTGDQMGGLDNLSLDNQSGKAADVMMAPYDRVGSLGKDGQLSEVKLSDGAKTDDKTKSLVTAADGKVYGAPAVIESLVLYYNKDLIKEAPKTFAELEELAKDSKYAFAGEDGKTTAFLADWTNFYYAYGLLAGNGGYVFGQNGKDPKDIGLANEGAITAINYAKTWYEKWPKGMQDTEGAPNLIQTQFQEGKTAAIIDGPWKAQAFKDAKVNYSVATIPTLPNGKNYETFGGGKAWIIPSSTKNLEAAQKFVDFLVSTEEQKTFYDKTNEIPANTEARSYAEGKNDELTTAVIKQFQNAQPMPNIPQMSAVWDPAKTMLFEAVSGKKDAKTAANDAVTLIKETIKQKFGE
- a CDS encoding DUF1189 family protein, which translates into the protein MLPYPFSYFNSIWGFRKPLSHRFGLNWFQLIFTSIFLISLSMVPIAIQNSSQETYPLETFIDDVYAPLTDSVVQDLATNAQIVNGKLSYTGTTPHQASVQIGATAPSSFPEELLLSFEPEQLVISKQGKELTSIRYHAITTESFQNKESLTQAISKDWYQQNRVYISLFLVLGASFLFGLNFFIVALGASLLLYFTKKSRLFSFKTYKECYHFILNCLGLPTFITLILGLLGQNMATLITVQNILFVLYLVTIFYKTHYRDPDYQK
- the aspS gene encoding aspartate--tRNA ligase, which codes for MKRSMYAGRVREEHIGQEITLKGWVARRRDLGGLIFIDLRDREGIMQLVINPEKVSAEVMATAESLRSEYVIEVTGQVAAREQANDKLATGAVELNVTALAVLNTAKTTPFEIKDGIEANDDTRLRYRYLDLRRPEMLENLKLRAKVTHSIRNYLDELEFIDVETPFLSKSTPEGARDYLVPSRVNKGHFYALPQSPQITKQLLMNAGFDRYYQIVKCFRDEDLRGDRQPEFTQVDLETSFLTEQEIQDITEGLIARVMKETKGIEVTLPFPRMKYDDAMALYGSDKPDTRFEMLLQDLTEVVKGVDFKVFSEAPAVKAIVVKGAADNYSRKDIDKMTEVAKQYGAKGLAWVKVVDGELNGPVAKFLTAIQGDLASALGLEDKDLVLFVADTLEVANATLGALRGRIAKELGLIDNDKFNFLWVVDWPMFEWSEEEGRYMSAHHPFTLPQAETAHELEGNLAKVRAIAYDIVLNGYELGGGSLRINQKDLQERMFKALGFSAEEANDQFGFLLEAMDYGFPPHGGLAIGLDRFVMLLAGEENIREVIAFPKNNKATDPMTQAPSTVALKQLEELNLQVEQDETNETN
- a CDS encoding YitT family protein — encoded protein: MKQTKQTKKWHYYLRRFAHRVKILRVLQGISKEKYDEKISASLVYGFLSAVAVNFFFQPGHVYSSGATGLAQIISSLSNYWFHFHIPISVAFYCINVPLMILAWRQIGHKFTIFTFITVSMSSLFIQFVPVVVLTEDPIINALFGGVVMGLGIGFALRHNISSGGTDIVSLTIRKKTGRNVGSISFLVNGTIMLIAGLTFGWKYALYSMITIFVSSRVTDAVFTKQKRMQAMIVTSNPDAVIEKIHNKLHRGATMIHDAEGTYNHERKAVLITVITRAEFNDFKLIMKQVDPTAFVSVSENVHILGRFVEVEN
- a CDS encoding LacI family DNA-binding transcriptional regulator, translated to MPVTIKDVAKAAGVSPSTVTRVIQNKSTISDETKKRVRKAMKELNYHPNLNARSLVSSYTQVIGLVLPDDSDVFYQNPFFPSVFRGIAQVASENHYAIQIATGKDEKERLNAISQMVYGKRVDGLIFLYAQENDPLVQLVVDEQFPFLILGKSLSPFIPLVDNDNIQAGFDATEYFIKKGCSRIAFIGGTKKLFVTQDRLTGYEQALQEHHLALDSHRTFFADEFLEEKGYNFSKQLFKHDPQTDAIITTDSLLAEGVCNYLNEHQLDVPVLSFDSVNPRLNLAAYVDINSLALGRTSFETILQIINDVKENRQICYRQVIAHKIVEK
- a CDS encoding sugar ABC transporter permease: MEKQQPSKAALLSLIPGLGQIYNKQKAKGFIFLGVTIVFVLYFLALAAPELSNLITLGDKPGRDNSLFMLIRGAFHLIFVVVYVLFYFSNIKDAHTIAKRINNGIPVPLTLKDMIKGIYENGFPYLLIIPSYIAMTFAIIFPVVVTLMIAFTNYDFQHLPPNKLLDWVGLTNFTNIWSLSTFRSAFGSVLSWTIIWALSASTLQIVIGIFTAIIANQPFIKGKRIFGVIFLLPWAVPAFITILTFSNMFNDSVGAINTQVIPLFAKVLPFLDGALIPWKTNPTWTKVALIMMQGWLGFPYIYVLTLGILQSIPNDLYEAAYIDGANAWQKFRNITFPMILAVAAPTLISQYTFNFNNFSIMYLFNGGGPGSVGGGAGSTDILISWIYRLTTGTAPQYSMAAAVTLIISIIVISISMIAFKKLHAFDMEDV
- a CDS encoding sugar ABC transporter permease, producing MNNSIKLKRRLTQSLTYLYLIGLSIVIIYPLLITIMSAFKSGNVVAFKLDSNVNFSFDNFKGLFTETLYGTWYLNTLIIALITMVVQTSIIVLAGYAYSRYNFFARKQSLVFFLIIQMVPTMAALTAFFVMALMLNALNHSWFLIFLYVGGGIPMNAWLMKGYFDTVPMSLDESAKLDGAGHFRRFWQIVLPLVRPMVAVQALWAFMGPFGDYILSSFLLREKEYFTVAVGLQTFVNNAKNLKIAYFSAGAILIALPICTLFFFLQKNFVSGLTSGGDKG
- a CDS encoding CPBP family intramembrane glutamic endopeptidase, which translates into the protein MKTLKNIGWYSLTFLSFIMVYSFIQGVGLVAMKMGAPEYVAVPIYVLLAGIFTFVTYKWYKTGTVTIEKTALNKYIWLPALVLVLVIAAQNFLPNDPSVNQQMLEQMTHNQPLFSFFMIVVFAPLTEELTFRGMLARYVFPQQDNVKQTVLFLLVSTIIFALVHFPGTPQQFLVYASLGFSLGLAYISKGGLAYSIALHALNNLIGFLMIIML
- a CDS encoding DUF3169 family protein, producing the protein MEKKHIIFALKIFLASALLGIFAGFLDLNPLGITQAQVVVALKSFFLGLGMLTVILTFYFTRKSHQAYQSYQREEEDEENEQDYLAMYRFLDYGTVAWNVCQISMLSCLLLDLGGLGPSATFLLLIVLGIWSGVYCLKITSKIRNYKLSIMATPKEVLDYLDTYDEGEKQAEMEEAYLILFKVNQLLIPGIYVVLVVLSVVLGQVQLVALLVAVVIHMYTNVAQLRKTKRYFK